Proteins encoded by one window of Actinocorallia herbida:
- a CDS encoding acetyl-CoA C-acetyltransferase gives MSTELNEAFIYEAVRTPRGKGRPTGALHTVKPISLVVGLIEGLLARHPVLDPSAIDDIVLGIVSPLGDQGSVLPRIAALAAGLPDTVGGLQVNRFCGSGLEAVNIAAQKVRSGWDSIVLAGGVESMSRVPMGSDRGAWAEDPATALATGYVPQGIGADLIATIEGFTRESVDSYAVRSQQRAAAAWSGGHFAKSIIPVRDHNGSVLLEQDEHMRPSTTLESLAKLSPSFAKLGEQVYDAVALQRYHWVERIEHVHHAGNSSGIVDGASLVLVGSERAGARYGLAPRARVVGTATSGADATIMLTGPTPATRKLLATTGLDVEDIDLFEINEAFAAVALKYIKDLRIPEEKVNVNGGAIAMGHPLGATGGMLIGTVVDELERRNARRAVVTLCIGAGMGVATLIERV, from the coding sequence GTGTCCACTGAACTCAACGAGGCCTTCATCTATGAGGCCGTCCGCACACCGCGAGGAAAGGGACGGCCGACCGGCGCACTCCACACCGTGAAGCCGATCTCGCTGGTGGTCGGTCTCATCGAAGGGCTGCTCGCGAGGCACCCCGTTCTCGACCCCTCGGCGATCGACGACATCGTCCTGGGGATCGTGTCGCCGCTGGGCGACCAGGGATCCGTGCTGCCCAGGATCGCGGCTCTCGCGGCGGGCCTGCCGGACACCGTCGGTGGTCTGCAGGTCAACCGCTTCTGTGGTTCCGGCCTGGAGGCGGTGAACATCGCCGCGCAGAAGGTGCGCTCGGGCTGGGACTCGATCGTGCTCGCGGGCGGGGTCGAGTCGATGTCCCGTGTACCCATGGGCTCGGACCGCGGCGCATGGGCCGAGGATCCCGCCACCGCCCTCGCGACGGGTTACGTCCCCCAGGGAATCGGAGCGGATCTGATCGCCACCATCGAAGGCTTCACCCGGGAGTCCGTCGACTCCTACGCCGTACGGTCCCAGCAGCGGGCGGCCGCGGCCTGGTCTGGTGGCCACTTCGCCAAGTCGATCATCCCCGTGCGGGATCACAACGGCTCGGTGCTGCTCGAGCAGGACGAGCACATGCGCCCGTCGACGACCCTGGAATCGCTGGCGAAGCTGTCACCTTCGTTCGCGAAGCTCGGCGAGCAGGTCTACGACGCGGTCGCTCTCCAGCGCTACCACTGGGTCGAACGCATTGAGCACGTCCACCACGCGGGGAACTCCTCGGGCATCGTCGACGGCGCCTCTCTGGTCCTGGTCGGTTCAGAGCGTGCGGGGGCCCGGTACGGCCTGGCTCCACGAGCCCGGGTGGTGGGCACCGCAACGTCGGGAGCGGACGCGACGATCATGCTCACCGGCCCGACTCCCGCGACGCGCAAGCTGCTCGCCACCACAGGCCTGGACGTCGAGGACATCGATCTCTTCGAGATCAACGAGGCGTTCGCCGCCGTCGCTTTGAAGTACATCAAGGACCTCCGGATCCCCGAGGAGAAGGTCAACGTCAACGGCGGAGCCATCGCGATGGGGCATCCCCTGGGCGCGACCGGCGGAATGCTGATCGGCACGGTCGTCGACGAGTTGGAGCGACGGAACGCCCGCCGTGCGGTGGTCACGCTGTGCATCGGCGCCGGCATGGGCGTAGCGACCCTCATCGAGCGCGTATGA
- a CDS encoding DNA-binding protein — protein sequence MSEGSVDDADREAVERFVSVSERRLSREAERSLWLNRAVVAELESDADRVLGTARRNLERMRGREGWGHNPWFVRWRIVLDSGVDAVIEVLLSRDPEAVELRQNTPFAGVLAQEDRERLLAEFGRYWARVNKRSAEPTETSVEG from the coding sequence ATGTCGGAGGGGTCGGTGGATGATGCGGACCGCGAGGCGGTCGAGCGTTTCGTGTCGGTGTCTGAGCGTCGGCTGTCTCGTGAGGCGGAGCGGTCTTTGTGGTTGAACCGTGCGGTGGTTGCGGAGTTGGAGTCGGACGCTGATCGTGTGCTGGGGACGGCTCGTCGGAATCTGGAGCGGATGCGGGGAAGGGAGGGGTGGGGGCATAACCCCTGGTTCGTGCGGTGGAGGATCGTTCTGGATTCCGGGGTCGATGCAGTGATCGAAGTGCTTTTGTCGCGCGATCCGGAGGCGGTGGAATTGCGGCAGAACACGCCTTTCGCGGGGGTGCTGGCCCAGGAGGATCGGGAACGCCTCCTTGCGGAGTTCGGCAGGTACTGGGCTCGGGTGAACAAGCGGTCTGCGGAGCCGACCGAGACTAGTGTCGAGGGGTGA
- a CDS encoding glycoside hydrolase family 3 C-terminal domain-containing protein, whose translation MLESRSIGRPAPSGDQEDLIAAVVATGAPTAVIVVSGRPLLLDRICRGAGAVIWAPLLGPAAGLALADVIVGNTAPAGRLPVSFPASIGQIPVFHGSCVGSGYDTPGGEDDYGYIDGSARPLFPFGHGLGYAQFAYGDLESAASEVQPGSWFNVTVEIRNTGDREADEVVQPR comes from the coding sequence CTGCTGGAGAGCAGGTCGATCGGCAGACCTGCGCCTTCCGGAGACCAGGAGGACCTCATCGCCGCGGTGGTCGCGACCGGGGCACCCACCGCCGTGATCGTCGTCAGCGGTCGCCCGCTGCTGCTCGACCGCATCTGCCGGGGCGCCGGCGCCGTCATCTGGGCGCCGCTGCTCGGCCCCGCCGCCGGGCTCGCCCTCGCGGACGTCATCGTGGGGAACACCGCGCCCGCAGGACGGCTGCCGGTGTCCTTCCCTGCCTCGATCGGGCAGATCCCGGTGTTCCACGGCAGCTGCGTGGGAAGCGGGTATGACACCCCTGGAGGCGAGGACGACTACGGCTACATCGACGGTTCGGCGCGTCCGCTGTTCCCCTTCGGCCACGGTCTCGGCTACGCGCAGTTCGCCTATGGCGATCTCGAGTCCGCCGCGTCCGAGGTCCAGCCGGGAAGCTGGTTCAACGTCACAGTGGAGATCCGGAACACCGGCGACCGTGAGGCGGACGAGGTCGTGCAGCCACGGTAG
- a CDS encoding DUF6036 family nucleotidyltransferase, which yields MVDGALGEYSRYHEEHDVYAQGVGLNTAKLPEGWRQRLIRFEGLPNEVVAYAPEPHDLAAAKAIASREKDATYVLSLIAAGILDPNILSERLTHMPAEVPPEMVALVWGQIAHLRTGGSTTSAEPSP from the coding sequence ATCGTTGACGGTGCGCTCGGTGAGTACTCGCGCTACCACGAGGAACACGATGTCTACGCTCAAGGCGTTGGGCTGAACACGGCCAAACTGCCCGAGGGCTGGAGGCAGCGGCTTATTCGCTTCGAAGGACTGCCGAATGAGGTCGTCGCCTACGCTCCCGAACCACATGACCTCGCAGCAGCGAAAGCCATTGCAAGCCGAGAGAAGGACGCGACCTACGTCCTGTCCCTGATCGCCGCAGGCATCCTCGACCCGAATATCCTCTCCGAGCGCCTGACCCATATGCCAGCAGAAGTGCCACCAGAGATGGTCGCGCTGGTATGGGGACAGATCGCCCATCTGCGGACCGGCGGCAGTACCACCTCCGCTGAACCGAGTCCCTGA
- a CDS encoding Uma2 family endonuclease yields MSALPDWMTPPREEGWFAEDLDRLVEAPRHTELIDGALVFMMSPQRAWHGRLVTALTMALMEQAGEGVEVEREMTIRLDARNRPEPDLLVTSAPYDPNRTWFAPQDVMLVVEVVSPESAHRDRTVKLRKYAEAGIPHYWCIEDEGTTPVVNVYELDAPTRAYVAAGIFRDVIERPVPFEIRLDLKGLLPRSAPGEASRDA; encoded by the coding sequence ATGAGCGCTCTGCCGGACTGGATGACTCCTCCGCGGGAGGAGGGATGGTTCGCCGAAGATCTCGACCGCCTCGTTGAGGCGCCACGTCACACCGAGCTGATCGATGGAGCACTCGTCTTCATGATGTCGCCGCAGCGGGCCTGGCACGGCCGCCTCGTCACGGCCTTGACCATGGCCTTGATGGAGCAGGCGGGGGAAGGCGTCGAGGTTGAGCGGGAGATGACGATCCGGCTGGACGCGCGCAACCGCCCGGAGCCCGATCTCTTGGTGACGTCCGCGCCCTACGATCCGAACCGCACCTGGTTCGCGCCGCAGGACGTGATGCTGGTCGTGGAGGTCGTCTCACCGGAGTCCGCGCACCGGGACCGCACCGTCAAACTTCGCAAGTACGCAGAGGCGGGCATCCCGCACTACTGGTGCATCGAGGATGAGGGAACGACGCCGGTCGTGAACGTCTATGAGCTGGATGCGCCGACCAGGGCCTACGTGGCCGCCGGAATCTTCCGAGACGTCATTGAGCGTCCTGTGCCTTTCGAGATCAGGCTGGATCTGAAAGGTCTCCTGCCTCGCTCGGCCCCGGGAGAAGCGAGCAGGGACGCTTGA
- a CDS encoding acyl-CoA dehydrogenase family protein yields the protein MAESTSRSVFTGEHEAFRETVQAFIVKEVAPHYEDWEEAGLVDRSLYRAAGEVGMLMFGTPAEFGGAGVDDWRFSAVVDEEFARAGYASVGLGLALQNDVAASYFLELADDEQKARWLPGLTSGESIAAVAMTEPEAGSDLAGIKTSARRDGTDYVINGSKTFITNGQNADLVVVAARTSQDRHRGLTLFVIERDMSGFERGRNLDKLGLHGQDTSELFFNDVRVPESNRLGPEDGQGFFQLVRNLPQERLSLAVMAAASAEGMLSGTLDYVRSRSAFGRSVGSFQHSRFVLAELRTEVDIARVYVDGCIDLHTRHQLSPVQAAKAKWWVSELQFKVADRCMQLHGGYGYMREYPIARAFVDSRVQSIYAGTNEIMREIIGRDMGLTP from the coding sequence ATGGCTGAATCGACGTCACGCAGCGTCTTCACCGGTGAGCATGAGGCGTTCCGGGAGACCGTCCAGGCCTTCATCGTCAAGGAGGTCGCTCCGCACTACGAGGACTGGGAGGAAGCGGGCCTGGTCGATCGGAGCCTGTACCGGGCCGCGGGCGAGGTCGGCATGCTGATGTTCGGAACGCCTGCCGAGTTCGGCGGCGCCGGCGTCGACGACTGGCGCTTCAGCGCCGTCGTGGACGAGGAGTTCGCCCGGGCCGGCTACGCCTCGGTCGGCCTGGGGCTCGCGCTGCAGAACGACGTCGCCGCGTCGTACTTCCTGGAGCTGGCCGACGACGAGCAGAAGGCTCGGTGGCTGCCGGGACTCACCTCCGGGGAGTCGATCGCCGCAGTCGCTATGACCGAGCCGGAGGCGGGCAGCGATCTGGCCGGCATCAAGACCAGCGCGCGCCGCGATGGCACCGACTATGTGATCAACGGTTCGAAGACCTTCATCACCAACGGCCAGAACGCCGATCTCGTCGTCGTTGCGGCGCGCACTTCGCAGGACCGGCACCGCGGGCTCACCCTGTTCGTCATCGAGCGGGACATGTCCGGGTTCGAGCGCGGGCGGAACCTCGACAAGCTCGGACTGCACGGGCAGGACACCAGCGAGCTGTTCTTCAACGATGTCCGCGTTCCCGAGAGCAACCGTCTCGGGCCGGAAGACGGTCAGGGCTTCTTCCAGCTCGTGCGCAACCTTCCGCAGGAACGCCTCTCGCTCGCGGTCATGGCCGCGGCCTCCGCCGAGGGAATGCTGAGCGGAACGCTCGACTACGTGCGATCGCGTTCGGCCTTCGGGCGATCGGTCGGCTCCTTCCAGCACAGCCGCTTCGTGCTCGCCGAGCTGCGGACCGAGGTGGACATAGCACGCGTCTACGTCGATGGCTGCATCGACCTGCACACTCGGCACCAGCTCAGCCCCGTGCAGGCGGCCAAGGCGAAATGGTGGGTGTCGGAACTCCAGTTCAAAGTCGCCGACCGCTGCATGCAGCTCCACGGCGGATACGGCTACATGCGCGAATACCCGATCGCGCGGGCGTTCGTCGACTCCCGGGTGCAATCGATCTACGCCGGGACGAACGAGATCATGCGGGAGATCATCGGGCGTGACATGGGCCTGACGCCATGA
- a CDS encoding enoyl-CoA hydratase-related protein — protein MPSQHPMFDWHRDPDGVVVLTMNDPDHSTNTANHRFTNEFPAVLDRLEAERDSITGVVLTSAKKTFFAGADLTSFVAAGPGDVPAVEAMLNKLKADLRRLETFGRPVVAAINGTALGGGLEIALACHHRIAVDDPGVLVGLPESTLGLLPGAGGTVRTVRMFGIERALAEFLLPGTRFAPGAALSAGLLDEVVPPDDLLAAAKRRIGSGSRAVQPWDEPGYTIPGGAPRDAQTASLLATLPAVLRKKTRGAPDPAAEAILAAAVEGAQVDFDNAQAIESRYCAGLAGSQISSNIIEVAFFDPRVIGRSANKRSDRPRYKASKALVLGSGPVAEGVARACADAGVSVTVVADDLDTGHPTDVDVLIESAFDDGARRRSLLAAVAGRLAPGTLVLSNSSAFTIASLAESAPAPENVVGMHFFAPVDKMDLVEIVTAEKTGEEALAKAIDFARQLGKTSIVVGDRPGFFTTRVLQAFLDEALLLLAEGVPASSIERAATQSGYPVGALALLDDLSLPLMLRIRDEISEGRAVDGAESTTWHILRRLIDECARTGRESGAGFYDYDDRGRRRGLWSGLSVMFGDAKRDIAFADVQERLLFSEALEAIRCFDEGVVRSAPEANVGSVRGVGFPVWTGGVLRYADRYHGGLPGFAARCNDLARTYGARFEPMPSLTERASAGGSYS, from the coding sequence ATGCCTTCTCAGCACCCCATGTTCGATTGGCACCGCGACCCTGACGGCGTCGTCGTGCTCACGATGAACGACCCCGACCACTCCACGAACACCGCCAACCACCGATTCACCAACGAGTTCCCGGCGGTCCTGGACCGGTTGGAGGCCGAACGCGACTCCATCACAGGAGTCGTGCTGACCTCGGCGAAGAAGACCTTCTTCGCCGGAGCGGACCTCACCTCGTTCGTGGCCGCCGGCCCCGGGGACGTCCCGGCCGTGGAGGCCATGCTCAACAAGCTGAAGGCCGACCTGCGCCGCCTTGAGACGTTCGGGCGTCCGGTCGTCGCGGCGATCAACGGAACGGCGCTCGGCGGCGGGCTGGAGATCGCGCTGGCATGTCACCACCGGATCGCGGTCGACGACCCAGGGGTCCTGGTCGGGCTCCCCGAATCCACGCTCGGCCTCCTTCCCGGAGCCGGGGGGACGGTCCGCACCGTCCGCATGTTCGGCATCGAGCGGGCGCTGGCCGAGTTTCTGCTGCCCGGCACCAGGTTCGCCCCCGGCGCCGCTCTGTCGGCGGGCCTCCTCGACGAGGTGGTGCCACCCGACGACCTCCTGGCCGCGGCGAAGCGCCGGATCGGCTCCGGCTCCCGCGCCGTCCAGCCATGGGACGAGCCGGGCTACACCATCCCCGGCGGCGCACCAAGAGACGCCCAAACGGCGAGTCTGCTCGCCACGCTTCCCGCGGTGCTGCGCAAGAAGACGCGGGGAGCACCCGACCCGGCGGCCGAGGCCATCCTGGCCGCTGCCGTGGAAGGGGCCCAGGTCGACTTCGACAACGCGCAGGCCATCGAGTCGCGTTACTGCGCCGGGCTCGCCGGGAGCCAGATCTCGTCGAACATCATCGAGGTGGCCTTCTTCGATCCTCGGGTCATCGGCCGTTCGGCGAACAAGCGGTCGGACCGTCCCAGGTACAAGGCGTCCAAGGCCCTCGTCCTGGGAAGCGGACCCGTCGCCGAAGGAGTCGCCCGCGCATGCGCGGACGCCGGAGTGAGCGTCACGGTCGTCGCCGACGACCTCGATACGGGACACCCCACGGACGTGGACGTCCTGATCGAGTCGGCCTTCGACGACGGTGCCCGGCGCCGGAGCCTGCTGGCGGCCGTCGCCGGCCGGCTCGCGCCCGGCACGCTCGTCCTGTCCAACTCCTCCGCGTTCACGATCGCAAGCCTGGCCGAAAGCGCCCCCGCTCCGGAGAACGTCGTGGGCATGCACTTCTTCGCCCCGGTCGACAAGATGGACCTGGTCGAGATCGTCACGGCGGAGAAGACCGGTGAGGAGGCCCTGGCCAAGGCGATCGACTTCGCCCGGCAGCTGGGCAAGACCTCGATCGTCGTCGGCGACCGGCCCGGCTTCTTCACCACCCGCGTCCTGCAGGCGTTCCTCGACGAGGCGCTGCTCCTGCTCGCCGAAGGCGTCCCCGCGTCCTCGATCGAAAGGGCCGCCACGCAGTCGGGCTACCCCGTCGGTGCCCTCGCCCTGCTCGACGACCTCTCGCTGCCGCTGATGCTCAGGATCCGCGACGAGATCAGCGAAGGCCGCGCCGTCGACGGCGCGGAATCGACGACCTGGCACATTCTGCGCCGCCTGATCGATGAGTGCGCGCGCACCGGTCGAGAGAGCGGCGCGGGTTTCTACGACTACGACGATCGCGGCAGGCGCCGAGGGCTGTGGAGCGGCCTGAGCGTCATGTTCGGCGACGCCAAACGTGACATCGCCTTCGCCGACGTCCAGGAGCGCCTGCTCTTCAGCGAGGCGCTGGAGGCCATCCGCTGCTTCGACGAGGGCGTCGTCCGCTCGGCTCCCGAAGCGAACGTGGGATCGGTCCGCGGCGTGGGCTTCCCCGTCTGGACCGGCGGAGTGCTCCGGTACGCCGACCGGTATCACGGCGGTCTGCCGGGATTCGCGGCCCGCTGCAACGACCTGGCGAGGACGTACGGCGCACGATTCGAGCCGATGCCGTCGCTGACGGAACGGGCGTCCGCAGGCGGGTCGTACTCGTGA
- a CDS encoding long-chain-fatty-acid--CoA ligase → MYLTQGFHRSLQQTPDAVMTIYKNRARTFGEVGERVARLAGALQGIGVSPGDRVAILALNSDRYSELLLAVPWADAVLNPVNTRWSAAEIVFSLDDCQTAVLVVDDAFASLVPALRSAHPGLKSVIYCGEGPTPDGMLDYERLIAESDAVGDARRGGDALAGLFYTGGTTGFPKGVMLSHANLVTSALGAGASRALFRSGGTYLHVAPMFHLADFTGWNVQLLVGGTHVMVPSFDVRMLLEVIERNGVTGMTLVPAMIQAIVDDPATADFDLGSVETILYGASPISETLLKRAMAAFPSAGFTQAYGMTELAGLATFLTPEDHAEGIRLRSAGRAIPHTEVKIIDSAGAEPGPGCVGEVVVRGGHVMQGYWNRPDETTAAIDAGWMRTGDAGYMDHAGYLYVVDRIKDMIVTGGENVYSAEVENALSSHPAVVECAVIGLPDERWGERVHGVVVLHADAETTAQELRDHVKSLIAGYKAPRSFEFTPAIPRTAAGKILKRTLREEYLADVPRR, encoded by the coding sequence ATGTATCTGACACAGGGCTTTCACCGTTCGCTGCAGCAGACGCCCGACGCGGTGATGACCATCTACAAGAACCGGGCACGGACCTTTGGCGAAGTGGGCGAACGGGTCGCGCGGCTCGCCGGAGCACTCCAGGGCATCGGGGTCTCTCCGGGAGACCGCGTCGCGATCCTGGCGCTCAACTCCGACCGCTACAGCGAACTGCTCCTTGCCGTGCCCTGGGCCGACGCGGTCCTGAACCCGGTGAACACCCGATGGAGCGCCGCCGAGATCGTCTTCTCGCTGGACGACTGCCAGACCGCCGTCCTCGTGGTCGACGACGCCTTCGCGTCCCTCGTTCCCGCACTGCGCAGTGCCCACCCGGGCCTGAAGTCGGTGATCTACTGCGGTGAGGGGCCGACGCCCGACGGGATGCTCGACTACGAGCGGCTGATCGCCGAATCGGACGCCGTCGGCGACGCGCGTCGCGGCGGCGACGCGCTCGCCGGCCTCTTCTACACGGGAGGCACGACCGGCTTCCCCAAGGGCGTCATGCTCAGCCATGCCAACCTGGTCACCTCTGCCCTGGGGGCTGGGGCGAGCCGGGCACTGTTCAGAAGCGGCGGCACGTACCTTCACGTCGCCCCGATGTTCCACCTGGCCGACTTCACCGGCTGGAACGTGCAACTGCTCGTCGGCGGCACGCATGTCATGGTTCCGAGCTTCGACGTCCGGATGCTGCTGGAAGTGATCGAACGCAACGGCGTCACCGGAATGACGCTCGTCCCCGCCATGATCCAGGCCATCGTCGATGACCCGGCGACGGCCGACTTCGATCTGGGAAGCGTCGAGACCATCCTCTACGGTGCGTCACCGATCTCCGAGACGCTGCTCAAACGAGCCATGGCCGCCTTTCCCAGTGCGGGGTTCACGCAGGCGTACGGCATGACCGAACTGGCGGGCCTGGCGACCTTCCTGACTCCGGAGGACCACGCCGAAGGGATCCGCCTGCGTTCGGCCGGCCGGGCGATCCCGCATACCGAAGTGAAGATCATCGATTCGGCGGGCGCCGAACCCGGACCGGGCTGCGTGGGCGAGGTCGTCGTGCGAGGCGGTCACGTCATGCAGGGCTACTGGAACCGGCCGGACGAGACGACCGCTGCGATCGACGCGGGATGGATGCGGACCGGCGACGCCGGCTACATGGATCACGCCGGGTACCTCTACGTGGTGGACCGGATCAAGGACATGATCGTCACCGGAGGTGAGAACGTCTACTCGGCCGAGGTGGAGAACGCGCTGAGCTCGCATCCTGCGGTCGTGGAATGCGCGGTGATCGGGCTGCCCGACGAGCGGTGGGGCGAGCGGGTCCACGGTGTCGTCGTTCTGCACGCCGACGCCGAGACCACCGCGCAGGAACTGCGCGACCACGTCAAGAGTCTCATCGCCGGCTACAAGGCACCGCGGTCGTTCGAGTTCACCCCGGCGATTCCGCGAACCGCGGCGGGAAAGATCCTCAAACGCACGCTGCGGGAGGAATATCTCGCCGATGTCCCCCGGCGCTGA